The following coding sequences are from one Bufo bufo chromosome 2, aBufBuf1.1, whole genome shotgun sequence window:
- the LOC120990799 gene encoding olfactory receptor 8D1-like, which yields MFNHTDAPLEFLLSNISDMPALQIPLYVFFLNCYLFTMLGNCAVIFIVYFHPALHTPMYFFIGNLGFLDAIYISTTVPKMLINYFKKRKTISYVGCVAQLYLYLMMAATESTLLSTMAYDRYVAICHPLRYHAIMDKKVCLELATTSWIFGILYSLIHTGNTFRLNFCKSIQIDHFFCDIPPLLKISCSSTILTEIIVYVVGGLLVLICFPLIIISYVFIVKTVFKISTAKARTKTCSTCISHFLSVSLFYVSGSFAYFYPTEHNSFNQYKVNALFYTILPPLLNPLIYSLRNKEIEKVFKKISY from the coding sequence ATGTTCAATCACACAGATGCACCTCTTGAATTTCTTCTTAGTAACATCTCTGATATGCCGGCACTTCAGATACCATTGTATGTGTTTTTTCTAAACTGTTATCTCTTTACCATGTTGGGGAACTGTGCAGTCATTTTTATCGTATACTTTCATCCTGCTCTCCACACCCCAATGTACTTTTTTATAGGGAACTTGGGATTTTTAGATGCCATTTATATTTCTACAACTGTGCCTAAAATGTTgatcaattattttaaaaaaagaaagaccATTTCATATGTTGGATGTGTGGCACAACTGTATTTGTATCTTATGATGGCAGCCACTGAGTCTACCTTGCTTTCTACCATGGCTTATGACCGCTATGTGGCCATTTGTCATCCCTTGCGCTATCATGCTATTATGGACAAGAAGGTATGCTTAGAACTTGCAACAACTTCATGGATTTTTGGTATATTGTATTCCCTTATTCACACTGGGAATACATTTAGGCTAAATTTTTGCAAATCCATCCAAATTGATCACTTTTTCTGTGACATTCCACCACTTCTGAAAATTTCTTGCTCCAGTACAATACTTACTGAAATTATTGTTTATGTAGTTGGTGGATTGCTGGTCTTAATTTGTTTCCCACTGATTATTATTTCCTATGTCTTCATTGTTAAAACTGTCTTTAAGATCTCTACTGCGAAAGCCCGTACCAAAACATGTTCTACTTGCATATCCCACTTCTTATCAGTCAGTTTGTTTTATGTTAGTGGAAGTTTTGCATATTTTTACCCTACAGAGCACAACTCATTTaatcaatacaaagtcaatgcatTGTTTTATACTATCTTACCCCCATTACTAAATCCACTCATATATAGTTTGAGGAACAAGGAAATAGAAAAggtctttaaaaaaataagttattAA